Part of the Clostridium sporogenes genome, CTGCTTACAAAGAAATAAATTATGTATCAAAATATAATTATGCAGTAGTAAATGATACAGTTGAGGACGCAGTTAATAAGGTCAGAAGTATTATATTAGCGGAAAGCTGTAGAGTTGATAGAATGAAGGATACAATATTAGCATCAAAGGAGGAATTTATTCATGAGCAATTCTATGATTAATCCATCAATAGTAAATTTATTAGAAAAGGTTGATGACAGATATTCATTAGTAACTATAACATCTAAAAGATCAAGACAATTAATAGATGGAGCAAAACCACTTATAGATATAGATTCAACTAAACCTGTTACAGTAGCAATAAATGAAATACATGAGGGAAAAATAACTTATAAAACAGTTAAAGAAGGAATAAAATAAAATGAATAAAAAATGTGTAGTATTAGGTGTAACAGGGGGAATAGCTAGCTATAAAGCTCTAGATATAGTGAGCAAATTAAAAAAGCTAAATTATGATGTAAATGTAATAATGACAAAGTCTGCCCTACAGTTTATACACCCACTACCTTTTCAAAGTTTAAGTGGTAATATGGTTTCAAACGATATGTTTGAAGAACCAAAGGCCTTTGAGATACAACATATATCCTTAGCTAAAAAGGCAGATATGATATTGGTGGCTCCTGCTACAGCTAATATTATTGGTAAAGTAGCTAATGGTATAGCTGATGATATGTTATCTACTACTATAATGGCAGCTACTTGTCCTGTAGTATTTGTACCAGCTATGAATACAAACATGTATAAAAATCCTATAGTAAAAAATAATATAGAAAAACTAAAAGGTTTTGGTTATGAATTTATTAACCCTATATCAGGAAGATTAGCCTGTGGAGATGTAGGGGAAGGTAAAATGGCTGATACCGAAGATATAGTAGAAATAGCAGATAGTATGCTTTATCCTATAAAAGACTTAACGGGAAAAAATGTATTAGTTACTGCAGGTCCTACCCTAGCACCTATAGATCCAGTAAGATATATAACAAATAAATCTTCTGGAAAAATGGGATATTCTATAGCAAAGGAAGCTAGAGATAGGGGCGCAAAGGTTACATTAGTATCTGGTCCTACAAACTTAAGGACACCTTTAGGCGTAGATATAATAAAAATTAATACAAATGAAGAGATGCTTAAAGCTGTTAAAGATAATTTTAGAAATCAGCACATAGTTATAAAATCTGCAGCTGTAGCAGATTTTAAGCCTAAAGAATATAAAGAGCATAAAATAAAAAAAACTGGTGATGATTTAAATTTAGCACTAATAAGAGATAAAGATATTTTAAAAGAATTAGGACTAATAAAAGAAAATCAAATATTGGTAGGCTTTGCAGCAGAAAGCAAAGATCTTTTAGATAACGCTAAATCTAAATTGGAGAAGAAAAATCTAGACTTTATAATAGCAAATAATATATTGTCTAAGGAAACAGGATTTGCATCAGAGGATAATTTGGTTACAATAATATCCAGGGATGGACATATTAAAAATTTAGAAAAAATGTCTAAAAGAGAAGTAGCTAAAGAGATATTTGATACTATATTAAATAAAAAATAATATAAAAATAAAAAAGAGGCAATAACCTTATAAGTTAAGCCTCTTTTATTTAGCGGATAAAAGGGTATCTAGTCAATAATATAGAGTTTTAGATCTATGTTGTGCTTACAAATTCTTATCTAAAGGATAAAAAAAATTTCCTTAAAAGGGTGATAAAGTGTTTAAATATGCAGGTATTATAGTAAATAATTCTTCTATAAAATTGGATAAATTATTTACTTATTC contains:
- the rpoZ gene encoding DNA-directed RNA polymerase subunit omega yields the protein MSNSMINPSIVNLLEKVDDRYSLVTITSKRSRQLIDGAKPLIDIDSTKPVTVAINEIHEGKITYKTVKEGIK
- the coaBC gene encoding bifunctional phosphopantothenoylcysteine decarboxylase/phosphopantothenate--cysteine ligase CoaBC; protein product: MNKKCVVLGVTGGIASYKALDIVSKLKKLNYDVNVIMTKSALQFIHPLPFQSLSGNMVSNDMFEEPKAFEIQHISLAKKADMILVAPATANIIGKVANGIADDMLSTTIMAATCPVVFVPAMNTNMYKNPIVKNNIEKLKGFGYEFINPISGRLACGDVGEGKMADTEDIVEIADSMLYPIKDLTGKNVLVTAGPTLAPIDPVRYITNKSSGKMGYSIAKEARDRGAKVTLVSGPTNLRTPLGVDIIKINTNEEMLKAVKDNFRNQHIVIKSAAVADFKPKEYKEHKIKKTGDDLNLALIRDKDILKELGLIKENQILVGFAAESKDLLDNAKSKLEKKNLDFIIANNILSKETGFASEDNLVTIISRDGHIKNLEKMSKREVAKEIFDTILNKK